One window from the genome of Bacillus tianshenii encodes:
- a CDS encoding Veg family protein, which produces MPKTLADIKQALDGNLGKRLTLKANGGRRKTIERSGVLAETYPSVFIVELDQEENAFERVSYSYADVLTETVELTFDGEAHEGMVMSGQ; this is translated from the coding sequence ATGCCAAAAACTTTAGCTGATATTAAGCAGGCGTTAGATGGCAATTTAGGAAAACGTTTGACGTTAAAAGCAAACGGAGGCCGCAGAAAGACAATTGAACGTTCTGGGGTTCTTGCGGAGACGTATCCATCAGTATTTATTGTAGAGTTAGACCAAGAAGAAAACGCGTTTGAGCGCGTGTCATACAGCTATGCTGATGTGTTAACAGAAACAGTAGAGTTAACGTTTGACGGAGAAGCACATGAAGGTATGGTAATGAGCGGGCAGTGA
- a CDS encoding small, acid-soluble spore protein, alpha/beta type, whose product MSRRRGVMSEQLKVELAKELGFYDTVKNEGWESITARDAGNMVKLAVQLAERQLAEQTQQKQ is encoded by the coding sequence TTGAGCAGACGCCGTGGCGTGATGTCTGAGCAGCTTAAAGTAGAGTTGGCGAAGGAATTAGGGTTTTATGATACTGTGAAGAACGAAGGCTGGGAATCCATTACTGCTCGTGATGCAGGGAATATGGTGAAGCTCGCCGTTCAATTGGCAGAACGTCAACTTGCAGAGCAAACACAACAAAAGCAATAA
- the ispE gene encoding 4-(cytidine 5'-diphospho)-2-C-methyl-D-erythritol kinase: MKILVKAPAKINLALDVLHKRDDGFHEVEMIMTTVDLADRIELEDNNSGIIKLSSQNRFVPNDERNLAFQAAKLLKDRYHINRGLNISMAKTIPVAAGLAGGSSDAAAVLRGLNQLWNLGLSLDELAELGSEIGSDVSFCVHGGTALATGRGEKIKKLPSPPSCWVILAKPTIGVSTAEVYKHLDLSKVEHPDVEGMIEAIEEKNFEKMCSRVGNVLETVTFKRYPEVQALKEQIQRFGADAVLMSGSGPTVFALAQYESRMHRIYNGLRGFCDQVFAVRMLGDGMDVD, from the coding sequence TTGAAAATATTAGTGAAGGCTCCAGCAAAAATTAATTTGGCGTTGGATGTCTTACATAAACGTGATGATGGTTTTCATGAAGTTGAAATGATAATGACAACAGTTGATTTAGCGGATCGAATTGAACTTGAAGATAACAATAGTGGCATTATTAAGCTATCTTCACAAAATCGATTTGTCCCGAATGATGAGCGAAATTTAGCTTTTCAAGCAGCTAAGTTACTGAAGGACCGCTACCATATTAACAGAGGCTTAAATATATCGATGGCTAAAACAATTCCTGTCGCTGCAGGTTTGGCAGGCGGAAGTAGTGATGCGGCAGCTGTACTAAGAGGCTTGAACCAATTATGGAACTTAGGTCTATCGCTTGATGAGTTGGCTGAACTTGGTTCAGAAATTGGGTCAGACGTTTCTTTTTGTGTACACGGGGGTACGGCGTTAGCTACAGGACGAGGAGAAAAGATCAAGAAACTTCCATCGCCGCCTTCTTGTTGGGTCATTCTTGCGAAGCCCACAATCGGTGTTTCAACAGCTGAGGTTTATAAGCACTTAGATTTGTCAAAAGTCGAACACCCTGATGTGGAAGGGATGATCGAGGCAATTGAGGAGAAAAATTTTGAAAAAATGTGCAGTCGGGTCGGGAATGTACTAGAAACGGTAACTTTTAAACGCTATCCAGAAGTTCAAGCTTTGAAGGAGCAAATTCAACGATTCGGGGCAGATGCTGTATTGATGAGCGGCAGTGGTCCAACTGTATTTGCGCTTGCACAGTATGAATCTCGAATGCACCGAATATACAACGGTTTAAGAGGGTTTTGTGACCAGGTATTTGCCGTTCGTATGTTAGGAGATGGGATGGATGTTGATTAA
- the purR gene encoding pur operon repressor, with amino-acid sequence MKMRRSGRLVDMTNYLIEHPRTLVPLTFFSERYGAAKSSISEDLGIIKLTFEQQGIGTLYTISGAAGGVKFYPLIKPEGAKGFIEQLCTKIADPERLLPGGYLYLTDILGDPRLVKEIGRLFASIFSERNIDVVMTVATKGIPLAYAVAAHLNVPVVIVRRDTKVTEGSTVSINYVSGSTKRIQTMTLAKRSLKEGSKVLIIDDFMKAGGTVHGMISLLNEFQAEVAGIGVLVESEDIEERLVDEYVSLVQLADVDVKDKQISVEEGNYFKFVEE; translated from the coding sequence ATGAAGATGCGACGGAGCGGTCGGTTAGTTGACATGACTAACTATTTAATTGAACATCCTCGTACACTTGTCCCACTTACATTTTTTTCAGAACGGTATGGTGCAGCCAAATCCTCAATCAGTGAAGATTTAGGCATTATTAAATTAACGTTTGAGCAACAGGGAATTGGCACTCTCTATACAATTTCAGGGGCAGCTGGTGGCGTTAAGTTTTACCCTTTAATTAAGCCTGAAGGGGCAAAAGGGTTCATTGAACAATTATGCACCAAAATTGCTGATCCAGAACGTCTTCTTCCTGGCGGTTATTTATATTTAACAGATATATTAGGTGATCCGCGCTTAGTGAAAGAGATCGGACGTCTGTTCGCGTCCATCTTTTCAGAGCGAAACATTGATGTCGTCATGACAGTAGCAACAAAAGGAATCCCATTAGCTTATGCAGTTGCAGCTCACCTTAATGTACCAGTTGTAATTGTTCGTCGTGACACGAAAGTTACAGAAGGCTCAACAGTTAGTATTAACTATGTTTCAGGCTCAACGAAGCGCATCCAAACTATGACATTAGCGAAGCGGAGCTTGAAAGAAGGTTCAAAGGTCTTAATTATTGATGATTTCATGAAGGCCGGTGGAACAGTTCATGGCATGATTAGTCTGCTGAACGAATTTCAAGCAGAAGTTGCTGGGATTGGTGTCTTAGTAGAGTCAGAAGATATTGAAGAACGCTTAGTCGATGAGTATGTCTCATTAGTGCAGCTTGCTGATGTAGATGTGAAGGATAAGCAGATTTCAGTGGAAGAAGGAAATTATTTTAAGTTTGTCGAAGAGTGA
- a CDS encoding RidA family protein yields MKKVYTKKAPEAIGPYSQGIIVNNMFYSSGQIPLTPAGELVQGDIQEQTHQVFANLKAVLAEAGGSLESVIKTTVFIKNMDEFGLINEVYGEYFNEHQPARSCVEVARLPKDVGVEIEVIALVK; encoded by the coding sequence ATGAAAAAGGTATATACAAAGAAAGCACCAGAAGCAATTGGACCGTATTCACAAGGCATTATCGTCAATAATATGTTCTACAGCTCAGGACAAATTCCATTGACTCCAGCTGGAGAACTTGTGCAAGGAGATATCCAAGAACAAACACATCAAGTTTTTGCAAATCTTAAAGCAGTACTTGCAGAGGCTGGCGGTTCTTTAGAAAGCGTCATTAAAACAACTGTTTTTATTAAAAACATGGATGAGTTCGGCTTAATTAACGAAGTATATGGTGAATATTTTAACGAGCATCAACCTGCCCGTTCATGCGTAGAAGTTGCGCGCTTACCAAAAGATGTTGGCGTTGAAATTGAAGTTATTGCGTTAGTAAAATAG
- the spoVG gene encoding septation regulator SpoVG: MEVTDVRLRRVNTDGRMRAIASITLDNEFVVHDIRVIDGNNGLFVAMPSKRTPDGEFRDIAHPINSYTRGKIQDAVLAEYHRAGEMEVELEEAGAS, translated from the coding sequence ATGGAAGTGACAGACGTTAGACTACGCCGTGTAAACACCGATGGTCGTATGCGCGCAATTGCCTCTATAACGTTGGATAATGAGTTTGTTGTCCATGATATTCGTGTAATTGATGGAAATAACGGTTTATTTGTTGCGATGCCAAGTAAGCGTACTCCTGATGGAGAATTCCGTGATATTGCGCATCCAATTAACTCGTATACACGCGGCAAAATTCAAGATGCTGTTTTAGCTGAGTACCACCGTGCGGGTGAAATGGAAGTCGAACTTGAAGAAGCTGGTGCTTCGTAA
- the glmU gene encoding bifunctional UDP-N-acetylglucosamine diphosphorylase/glucosamine-1-phosphate N-acetyltransferase GlmU produces MTKRYAVVLAAGQGTRMKSKLYKVLHPVCGKPMVQHVVDHISSLSAEQIVTVIGHGAELVKTQIGEQSNYVLQEEQLGTAHAVMQAEEILSDKKGTTLVICGDTPLITPETMEALLTHHEQAKAKASILTAHADDPTGYGRIVRSGNGDVSRIVEHKDASDDELAIKEINTGTYCFDNEALFAALKKVDNDNSQGEYYLPDVIEILKAEGETIAAYQTDDFSETLGVNDRVALSKAEGYMQQRILEKHMRNGVTIINTNQTYIESNVEIGRDTVIYPGAVLKGDTVIGEDCIIGPNTEIENCHVGDKTEIRHSAAYESSIGSEVKIGPFAHIRPQSSLGNEVKIGNFVEVKKSVFGQGSKASHLSYIGDAEVGKDVNLGCGSITVNYDGENKHLTKIEDGAFVGCNANLIAPVTVGKGAYVAAGSTITQDVPGEALSIARSRQTNKEGYAARITRKNNE; encoded by the coding sequence ATGACAAAACGCTACGCAGTTGTTTTAGCAGCAGGACAAGGAACTCGTATGAAGTCGAAGCTTTATAAGGTACTACATCCCGTTTGTGGGAAACCGATGGTACAGCACGTTGTCGACCATATTAGCAGTCTCTCAGCAGAGCAGATTGTGACAGTAATTGGTCACGGTGCAGAATTGGTGAAAACACAAATTGGAGAGCAAAGTAATTATGTATTGCAGGAAGAGCAGCTTGGAACAGCGCATGCCGTTATGCAGGCAGAAGAAATTTTATCAGACAAAAAAGGTACAACACTTGTAATTTGCGGTGATACGCCACTAATTACACCTGAAACGATGGAAGCGCTTTTAACACATCATGAACAAGCAAAAGCAAAAGCAAGCATTTTAACTGCACATGCTGATGACCCGACTGGTTACGGAAGAATTGTAAGAAGCGGCAACGGAGATGTTAGTCGTATTGTCGAGCACAAAGATGCTTCTGATGATGAATTGGCAATCAAAGAAATTAATACAGGTACTTATTGTTTTGACAATGAAGCTTTATTCGCAGCACTGAAGAAAGTAGATAATGACAATTCTCAAGGTGAGTATTATTTACCAGACGTAATCGAAATCCTGAAAGCTGAAGGTGAAACAATTGCAGCTTATCAAACGGATGATTTCTCCGAAACACTTGGAGTTAATGACCGTGTTGCATTGTCTAAAGCGGAAGGATACATGCAACAACGTATTTTGGAAAAGCATATGAGAAATGGCGTCACCATTATCAATACGAACCAAACTTATATTGAGTCAAATGTCGAAATTGGTCGAGATACAGTTATCTATCCAGGAGCTGTTCTAAAAGGTGACACTGTGATTGGTGAAGATTGCATAATTGGTCCAAATACTGAAATTGAGAATTGCCATGTTGGTGATAAAACTGAAATTCGCCATTCAGCTGCCTATGAGAGCAGCATTGGTTCAGAAGTAAAGATCGGCCCGTTTGCACATATACGTCCTCAATCAAGCTTAGGTAATGAAGTGAAAATTGGTAACTTTGTTGAAGTGAAGAAATCTGTATTTGGGCAAGGCAGTAAGGCTTCACATCTTAGCTACATCGGCGATGCTGAAGTAGGGAAAGATGTGAACTTAGGTTGTGGTTCAATTACAGTTAATTATGATGGTGAGAACAAGCATTTGACGAAAATCGAAGATGGTGCCTTTGTAGGTTGTAATGCGAACTTAATTGCCCCTGTAACAGTTGGAAAGGGTGCATACGTAGCTGCAGGTTCAACGATTACACAAGATGTACCAGGAGAAGCATTGTCAATTGCTCGAAGCCGTCAGACAAATAAAGAAGGTTATGCAGCTCGTATAACTCGTAAGAATAATGAATAA
- a CDS encoding ribose-phosphate diphosphokinase, protein MSNEYHDGSLKVFTLNSNRALAEEIAETIGCEMGKCSVSRFSDGEIQINIEESIRGCDVFVIQSTSDPVNQHIMELLIMVDALKRASAKTINVVLPYYGYARQDRKARAREPITAKLVANLIETAGATRVITLDLHAPQIQGFFDIPIDHLVGVPILADYFEEKNFDDVVIVSPDHGGVTRARKMADRLKAPIAIIDKRRPRPNVAEVMNIVGNIEGKTAILIDDIIDTAGTITLAANALVENGASEVYACCSHPVLSGPALDRIENSKIKELVVTNSIAMPAEKQIGKLTQLSIASLFAEAIIRVHEEQSVSTLFD, encoded by the coding sequence ATGTCAAACGAATACCATGACGGTAGCTTGAAGGTCTTTACTCTTAACTCGAATCGTGCACTTGCCGAGGAGATTGCCGAAACAATCGGATGTGAAATGGGAAAATGCTCTGTTTCCCGATTTAGTGACGGTGAAATTCAAATTAACATCGAAGAAAGCATTCGTGGTTGTGATGTGTTCGTCATCCAATCAACAAGTGATCCTGTGAATCAGCATATTATGGAATTGTTGATTATGGTTGATGCACTGAAACGTGCTTCGGCGAAAACAATCAATGTTGTACTTCCTTACTATGGTTATGCGCGTCAAGACCGTAAAGCACGTGCTCGTGAGCCAATCACTGCAAAGCTTGTGGCAAACCTAATTGAAACAGCAGGAGCTACGCGTGTGATTACGCTAGACTTGCATGCACCGCAAATTCAAGGTTTCTTCGATATTCCAATCGACCATCTTGTAGGTGTACCGATTTTGGCTGATTACTTCGAAGAAAAGAATTTCGATGACGTTGTTATCGTTTCTCCTGACCACGGTGGCGTAACACGTGCAAGAAAAATGGCAGATCGCCTTAAAGCTCCAATTGCGATTATCGACAAGCGTCGCCCACGCCCGAACGTGGCAGAGGTAATGAATATTGTTGGTAACATTGAAGGGAAAACAGCGATTTTAATTGATGACATTATCGATACTGCTGGAACGATTACATTAGCTGCAAATGCACTTGTAGAAAATGGTGCAAGTGAAGTATACGCATGCTGTTCACATCCAGTTCTTTCTGGTCCTGCGCTAGATCGTATTGAAAATTCTAAGATTAAAGAGCTTGTTGTAACAAATTCAATTGCAATGCCAGCTGAAAAGCAAATTGGCAAGCTAACACAACTGTCTATCGCGTCATTGTTTGCAGAAGCAATTATCCGTGTACACGAAGAACAATCAGTAAGTACGTTATTTGACTAA
- a CDS encoding 50S ribosomal protein L25/general stress protein Ctc: protein MSNALKANVREDLKHSTTREIRQNGGFPAVVYGKNKPTKSISVTAVEFVKTIREVGRNGIIDLAIDGDTKERVMLHDIQIDPIKDEVVHADFFIVDMSSTVDVEVNVHIVGEAKGAQEGGVLDQPAHELSVRALPSDIPESIEVDVSNLEIGDTIQVKDLREGRQYEILDDEHTTIATVVPPTTEVEEDSGEVQSGEEAEEQEETQDTEEQNDEE, encoded by the coding sequence TTGTCTAATGCATTAAAAGCTAACGTACGTGAAGATTTAAAACATTCAACTACAAGAGAAATTCGCCAAAATGGAGGCTTCCCAGCAGTTGTTTATGGGAAAAATAAACCTACAAAGAGTATTTCAGTAACCGCTGTCGAATTTGTGAAAACAATTCGTGAAGTTGGACGCAATGGGATTATCGATTTAGCAATTGACGGCGACACAAAAGAACGCGTCATGTTACATGATATTCAAATTGATCCGATTAAAGACGAAGTGGTTCATGCTGACTTCTTCATTGTGGACATGTCTTCTACAGTGGACGTTGAGGTAAATGTACATATTGTCGGCGAGGCAAAAGGTGCACAAGAAGGTGGAGTACTTGACCAACCTGCACACGAATTGTCTGTACGAGCACTTCCATCAGATATTCCAGAATCGATAGAGGTCGATGTTTCTAATCTAGAAATTGGCGATACGATTCAGGTCAAAGACTTGAGGGAAGGTCGACAATATGAAATTCTCGATGATGAACATACTACAATCGCAACTGTTGTCCCTCCAACAACTGAAGTAGAAGAGGATAGCGGAGAAGTTCAATCTGGTGAAGAAGCGGAAGAACAAGAAGAAACACAGGATACAGAGGAACAAAACGACGAAGAGTAG
- the pth gene encoding aminoacyl-tRNA hydrolase, with the protein MKLIVGLGNPGKKYAETRHNAGFMVIDHLAEQLNISLTKEKFNGIYGDGIINGEKVLLLKPLTYMNLSGESIAPLMDYFNIPIEDLIVIYDDLDLPTGKVRLRLKGGTGGHNGLKSIFQHLGSKEFKRVRIGIGRPQGPIPVVDYVLGRFNNEESIEMKEAIEHAAKACEAWVTTPFQEVMNQYN; encoded by the coding sequence GTGAAATTAATCGTAGGATTAGGAAATCCGGGTAAGAAGTATGCAGAAACACGTCATAACGCTGGTTTCATGGTCATTGACCATCTAGCGGAGCAATTGAATATTTCATTAACGAAAGAAAAGTTCAATGGTATTTATGGAGATGGAATAATTAACGGCGAGAAAGTTCTATTACTAAAGCCACTTACATATATGAACTTATCAGGGGAGTCTATTGCCCCTTTAATGGATTATTTCAATATCCCAATAGAAGACCTAATCGTCATTTATGATGATCTTGATTTACCAACTGGAAAAGTGAGACTTAGATTAAAAGGGGGTACTGGGGGACACAATGGCTTGAAATCTATCTTCCAACATCTTGGGTCGAAAGAATTTAAGCGTGTTCGTATTGGAATCGGCAGACCTCAAGGCCCAATACCTGTGGTTGATTACGTATTAGGTCGATTTAATAATGAAGAATCGATTGAAATGAAAGAGGCAATTGAGCATGCTGCAAAAGCTTGTGAGGCTTGGGTGACTACACCCTTTCAAGAAGTTATGAATCAATACAATTAG
- a CDS encoding anti-sigma-F factor Fin family protein yields MAIRYYCRHCGYKVGEISDLTASAERLGFHHLTDQERLDMLTYQANGDIDVKTICEDCHEALHRNPDFHQLRTFIQ; encoded by the coding sequence ATGGCAATTCGCTATTACTGCAGACATTGCGGCTATAAGGTAGGCGAAATTTCTGATTTAACAGCTTCAGCGGAACGTCTTGGGTTTCATCATTTAACGGATCAAGAGCGTTTAGACATGCTCACATATCAAGCTAATGGAGATATCGATGTGAAAACAATTTGTGAAGATTGCCATGAAGCTTTACATCGTAACCCAGATTTCCATCAATTGCGTACATTTATACAATAA